One Photobacterium sp. TY1-4 genomic window carries:
- a CDS encoding 4a-hydroxytetrahydrobiopterin dehydratase — MSDLHELKCEACQIDAPLVTADERVELAKSIPAWEVLSREGIDQLERVYTFKNFKQAWAFADKVAELAEAEFHHPTITLEWGKVTVCWWSHSIKGLHKNDYICAAKTDRAHAALAV; from the coding sequence ATGTCTGATTTACATGAATTGAAATGCGAAGCTTGCCAAATTGACGCGCCATTGGTAACTGCGGATGAGCGGGTTGAGCTGGCGAAGAGTATTCCGGCGTGGGAAGTGCTTTCGCGGGAGGGGATCGATCAGTTGGAGCGGGTGTATACCTTTAAGAACTTCAAACAGGCCTGGGCTTTTGCTGACAAGGTGGCCGAGCTGGCCGAAGCGGAATTTCACCATCCCACGATTACGTTGGAGTGGGGCAAGGTGACGGTCTGTTGGTGGAGCCATTCCATTAAGGGGCTACACAAAAATGACTACATTTGCGCCGCGAAAACGGATCGGGCGCATGCAGCGCTGGCGGTTTGA